The nucleotide window GAGGCGCGGAAGACCTGCACCATCTGCGGCCACAGCGCGGGATCGGTCTGCTGCAAGTCGGCCAACAGTTGCGACTGGGCGACCGGATCGAGGGCGCCGAGTGTTTGCAACTCGGCCATGATCTGGCTGAGCTGTTCGTTGCGCGCGGCGGCGGTGTTCGACGCCGCGCCGGTTTGCGCCGTTACCACGCCGGCGGGCACGGCCCCGGGCAACGTGACATTTGGCTCGGCGAGCGGGGCGCTGGTCAGCGCGGCAGTGGCGGCGGCATTCGGCGCGCTATTGCCACGCCGCAAGCCAAAGATCGACGGTCGCGCGACATCGCCACTGGTGCAGCCAGCCGTGGCCATCAGCATCAGCAGCCAAACGCATCCCCAGCACCGCGGCGCGCGACGAGCTGGCTCGCGCAGGCTGCGACGTGCAATGGGATAGGTAGCGCTCGGCTTCATGTTCGAATCTGCCGAAACCAAAACACGATCATCGGTGCGGAGGGCGGAATCGATGATGCGTTTGCGGTGGGGAAGGGAGAACAGGCGGGGGCGGAAGAATACGCCAAATCCCCCCCGCCAGCAAGGCGAAGTGCGTGGCCTGACAGCGCTAATGTCCAGCATCGCGCATGACGCTAGCACTCGCGTCGCTGGCCGAAGGGGTGGCCCAGCCGCTAGCCGGCTGGGTCGCGCAGCGACAGGAAATAGCGCAAGCTCATCCATTCTTCTTGTCGCTTCGCGACACGGCCGACAAGCGGCCGTGCCATCCAGCGTCGAACGGTCACCGGCTTTGCACCTGCGGCTCGGCGGCGGCCGAGATTCGCGCGATCAGCCGTTCCAGGGTCCGTCGCGCCGCGGGTCGTCCGCCCCCTTGGCTTTTGAGCGCGATGTCGGTGTCGAGCAGCCAGCGATAGAGCTGTTGAGATCGATAACGCCCGAGCCGCTTCAATTGCGTCTCGGCCTTCTCGATAAACATGCGGACGCCGGCCGCTTCGAGCGCGCCGCGCAGCGACATCCGTCGTCCCTCGGTCTCAGAACGAAAGACATGCCGCGCCGCGGTGGCCAGCTTGCGCAGCGACGAAGCGATTTGCCCCAGGATGGCCACTGGCTCTTCACCTGATCGCAACAGGCGATCGAGTTGTTCGAGGGCCGAGGCCGATTGCCCCAGCAAGGCGGCGTCGAGCATGTCCCAGGTGCTTTTGGTGCGCCAACTGCCCACCAGCCGATGGACGTCGTCGGCCACGATCTTGCGGCCTGGCTCGACCGCTCCGGCCAGCTTGGACAGTTCCTGATCCAACAGGCCCATCTCGGGCCCGACGATTTCGATCAGCACGTTAGCCGCCGAGCTGTCGAGTTCAGCTTGGTATTGCTTCTTTGCCCAGCGCTGAGCCCATTTGGACAGCTTAGCTTCGGTCGGCGTCGAGCAATCGATCGTCAAGCCCGACGCCGCGACGGCCTTGGCCAGCCGGGTGTTGGCGGGCCAGGTCTTGACGTTCAACAACAGGACGCCCGACGAGCGGGGCTTGGCCACGTAATCTTCCAAGGCCGCTCGGTTCTGGGTGACAAAATCGTCGGCGTTGTCGACCACGGCCAACCGCCGCCCGCCGCCGAACATGGCCATCGTCGACAGCTCGTCAATCACGTCGCGTAGCTCGGCTTCGTCGCCGTCGAAGGTGGTCATGCTGAACTCATCACCACCCGTCACGGCGTCGCGCAGCCACTGGCTGACCTGCCGCCGAAGCAAATGCTCATCACCGGCCGCCACGCAGACCGGCGGAATCTTGGCCGGCGGCTTGTCGAGCAGATCGAGTGCGTGAGTTGAAGTAGCAGCCACGGCGGGAAAGCCTGAATGACGAAGCACGAACGATGAATGCTGGCACACGAGTGCTGTCGCGAATATAGAGGCGGCAGCCAGATTGCTCAAGCAGCGCGGCTACAGGGTGAGAAGACCAACCACAAAGGCACGACGACACGACGGAATTGGGGGGAATTGAACCGCAAAGACGCAAAGGTCGCAAAGAAGACCGAAGAAACCAAGCGCTAGCGGGGGCTTGTCACTCAATCTCCGTCCACCCGAAGCTTATTGATATGCTTCCTCTCTTTCCCTGCTCGTGCATTTTTCTTTGCGCCCTTTGCGTCTTTGCGGTTCAATCTCCCTCTTCGCTGCCGCTGCCTTCGATCTCTGCTCTTGTCGCAATTCGGCGCTTGAACTACAAGTCCGCGAGTAACTTGCGACTCTTTGCGCGCCGAATGAAATGCCCCCACGCCTGACGACAATCATCACCTGGTTTGCGCGGCGGCCGACCGTGGCCGTCATGCTGCTGGCTGCGCTACTGTTTCTGTGGCAGCTTGGCTCGAACCGCGCGCTGACCGAGCACGAAACGCTCGTCGCCGGCCCGGCCAAGCAGATGGTCGCGTCGGGCGACTGGCTGGTGCTCTGGATCGGCGATCGAACCTGGCTCGAGAAGCCGCCCTTGCCCGAGTGGCTGGCCGGGCTCTCGTCGATCGCCCTCGGCGGCTTCACCGAAACCAGCGTGCGACTGCCGTTCGCGTTGTGCGGCTTGCTGGTCGTCTGGCTGCAGATGCGGCTGGCGACGCGCTTATTCAACGGGACCATCGGTTGGCTGTCGGGCCTGGTGCAATGCACCAGCGTCTACATGGTGGCCTATGCCCGACTGTGCGAAGCCGACGTGGTGCTGCTGGCCTTGTATCTGGCCGCGCTCACGCTGTTTCACGAAGCTGAATCACGGCGCAAGTCGCTCGCCCCGGCCGAGTGGCGGCGCTGGCGGTTTGCTTTCTGGATCGTGATCGGACTGACGAATCTGGCCAAAGGAATCGGCTTCGGCGCGCTGCTGGCCTTGTTCACTTGCGCCGGCTGGTTGATCGTCTCGGGCGATTGGCGCGGCCTGCGACGCTGGGTCTCGCCGCTCGGCATCTTGGCCGCGGTGGCGATTGCCGTCGCCTGGCCGGTGGCGGTGTCGCTCCGCGACCCGAGCGCGCTCCAGCTTTGGTACGAGCACACCTTCCGCCGCGCGGCCGATGGCATCGGTTACTCGCAGCCTTGGTGGTACTACTTCAGTCAGTGGCCGGTGCAGTTGCTCCCCTGGACCCCGTGGGTCGTGATCGGCGCTTGGTCGTCGCTGCGCACCGCGTGGCAACAGCTGCGCTCGAGCGAGCGATTCTGTTGGTTCTGGTTCGCGGGCCAGTTAGCTTTGCTCTCCTGCTCGTCGGGCAAGAATCATCACTATCTGCTCTATGCGCTGCCGGCGCTCGCGCCGATTGCCGCGAGTGGCTTATTGACCAGCGCGACACACCTGGCGACCTGGGGTGTTCGGCCACATCGCGTGTCGCTGGCGGCCGCAGCGCTGTTCGCCACGATTGTCGGCGGACATCTAACGGTCCAGACTTGGGTGATGCCACGCCGCGATCAATCGGCGGCGGATAAGCAATTCTTGCAAATGATCGGCCAACACTTGCCCGACAACTGCCTGCTAGCCGCCAGCGGTCGACAGGAAATCGCGCGGCACGTGTTCTATGTCGACCGGCCGTTGATCGGCGTCTGGTGCCCTTCGCATTTGCCGAATGTGTTGCCGGCGGGCGCGACGACGGCCTATGTGATCGATCGGGCGTCAGGGCGTCACGAATTGGGGATGGTCGGCCGCGTCGAACAAGTGGCCCAAAGCCCCTACACGCGCAAAGAGCGAAACCTCGACGATCGCTTCACGCTGTTCCGCGTCGAACTCAACACGCCGGCCGGCGGCGCGGCGACCACGGCTGCCCAGCCGGTAGATCGCCAAGAATTCCAGCGCTAACGCACTCTGGCGCTCTCTGACTGCGGGACTTTTGCCCTCGGCGCTTCCCGATGGTTAGAATGATCGCGACGATTTGCCATCATTCGAGGAGCTTGGACCATGCGCTGGGAAGGTGGACGCGAGAGCGACAATGTCGAGGACCAGCGCGGCGATGGTGGCGGCGGCTTCGGTGGTTTCGGCGGCGGGTTTGGCGGCCAGCCGATCATGCTCAGCGGCACCGGGTTGGTGATCCTGATCATTATCAGCCTGGTGTTCGGGCTCAATCCGTTGGAACTGTTGCAAGACGCCCAGCAAGGCGCGCCGCCTCCGCCGGCCGTCCACGCGCCCCACGAAGCCGGCCCCGAGGAAGAACATCTCAAGAAGTTTGTCTCGGTCGTGCTGGCCGAGACCGAGGACGTCTGGACCGAGTTGTTTCGCCAGCAAGGACTGCAATATCGCAAGCCTCACCTGGTGTTGTTCAACGGTCGAGTCGCCTCGGCGTGCGGCCTGTCATCGGCGGCGACCGGGCCGTTCTATTGCCCAGGTGACGAGCGCGTCTATCTGGACCTGAGCTTTTATCGCGAGTTGCGGCAGCGATTTCAGGCCCAGGGAGAATTCGCCCAGGCCTATGTGATCGCTCACGAAGTCGGCCATCACGTGCAGAAGCAACTGGGCATCAACGAGCAAGTCCAGGAAATGCAGCGCCGCAGCGACCGAGTGCGCGCCAACCATCTGTCGGTCTGTCTAGAGTTGCAGGCCGACTTCTTTGCCGGCGTCTGGGCTCGGCACGCCGACGAGATGCAACACATCCTCGACCCGGGCGATATCGAATCGGCCTTGCGCTGCGCCGCCGCGATTGGCGACGATCGCCTGCAAAAGCAGGCTCAAGGTTACGTCGTGCCCGACTCGTTCACCCACGGCACCAGCGCCCAGCGCGCCCGCTGGTTTCGCTTGGGCTACGAAACCGGCGACATGACCAAAGGAGACACGTTCAACGCGAAGGAGCTGTGAGGAAGAAGTTGCTGGTTGCAAGTTGCTAGTTGCTAGAGTTCGACCTTAGCTGCCAGCGCTTAGCGCAATCAGCGAAGCGTGTGCGACAAACACCCCTCCCTTTCAGGGAGGGGCAGGGGGGAGGGTAACGACGTTGCAGGCCAAACAAGATTCCAGCCACGCAGGCTTCGATCGAAAGCGAGAAACCAACATGCTTCGCATCGTATTCAGCACCTTCGCCATCGTCACCGCCGGCCTGGTGAACGTGGCCCAAGCCGGCGAGCCGGCTCGGTTGCCGCCTGGCGTCGTCGTCGAAGAAACTTGCCCTGACGCCAAGCTGACCAAGATCGTCTTCGTCGCCGGCAGCAGCTTCTACAAGCCCGGCGAGCACGAGTACCTCGGCGGCGCGGCCGTGCTGATGCGCCTGGCCCGACAAACGCCTGGCGTGTTTCCGGTTCTGGCGGTCGATTGGCCGCGGCGGGCCGAGACGTTCGCCGGCGCCAAGGCGATCGTGTTTTACCTGGACTGCGGCGACAAACATCCGCTGCGCGACGAAGCTAAGCTGGCCGAGGTACAGCGACTGGCCGACGCCGGCGTCGGACTGGTCGGCTGCCATCAGTTCGTCGACATTCCCAAGGAGCTGAATCCGGCCATGCAGCGACTGGTCGGCGCGGCGTGGGAGAAAGGGGCCTCGCAACGCGGGCACTGGGTGTCGGACTTCAAGACCTTTCCCCAGCACCCAACCACGCGCGGCGTCACGCCCTTTACGATCGACGACGGCTGGTTGTTCAAGCTGCGATTCATCGACGGCATGACCGGCATCACGCCGCTGGTGCGAACGGTTTCGCCCAAGGTGAAAGCGCCCGAGTACGACGACAACGCAATCGTCGGTTGGGCCTGCAATCGTGAGTGTGCCACCAAGCAGGGAATGGCCCGGTCGTTCGTCTTTACCGGTTGTCATCTGCACAAAAGCCTGGCCGAGCCGGGCTATCGACGATTCCTGACCAATGGCATCCTCTGGGCCGCCGGCGCCGAGATTCCCAGCAATGGCGCGCCGGTTGAACTCGACGCGGCCACGCTGGGCAGCTACCTGCCGCCACCGCCCGCCGGCGAAACCAAGTAATCACCCTCCACACGACGCGCACGCATATGAAACCATTTTGGGGCGAGTTGATCGGCACGATGATCCTGGTCGTGCTGGGGGATGGAGTCGTGGCCAACGTGCTGTTGGC belongs to Planctomycetota bacterium and includes:
- the holA gene encoding DNA polymerase III subunit delta, with protein sequence MAATSTHALDLLDKPPAKIPPVCVAAGDEHLLRRQVSQWLRDAVTGGDEFSMTTFDGDEAELRDVIDELSTMAMFGGGRRLAVVDNADDFVTQNRAALEDYVAKPRSSGVLLLNVKTWPANTRLAKAVAASGLTIDCSTPTEAKLSKWAQRWAKKQYQAELDSSAANVLIEIVGPEMGLLDQELSKLAGAVEPGRKIVADDVHRLVGSWRTKSTWDMLDAALLGQSASALEQLDRLLRSGEEPVAILGQIASSLRKLATAARHVFRSETEGRRMSLRGALEAAGVRMFIEKAETQLKRLGRYRSQQLYRWLLDTDIALKSQGGGRPAARRTLERLIARISAAAEPQVQSR
- a CDS encoding glycosyltransferase family 39 protein; its protein translation is MPPRLTTIITWFARRPTVAVMLLAALLFLWQLGSNRALTEHETLVAGPAKQMVASGDWLVLWIGDRTWLEKPPLPEWLAGLSSIALGGFTETSVRLPFALCGLLVVWLQMRLATRLFNGTIGWLSGLVQCTSVYMVAYARLCEADVVLLALYLAALTLFHEAESRRKSLAPAEWRRWRFAFWIVIGLTNLAKGIGFGALLALFTCAGWLIVSGDWRGLRRWVSPLGILAAVAIAVAWPVAVSLRDPSALQLWYEHTFRRAADGIGYSQPWWYYFSQWPVQLLPWTPWVVIGAWSSLRTAWQQLRSSERFCWFWFAGQLALLSCSSGKNHHYLLYALPALAPIAASGLLTSATHLATWGVRPHRVSLAAAALFATIVGGHLTVQTWVMPRRDQSAADKQFLQMIGQHLPDNCLLAASGRQEIARHVFYVDRPLIGVWCPSHLPNVLPAGATTAYVIDRASGRHELGMVGRVEQVAQSPYTRKERNLDDRFTLFRVELNTPAGGAATTAAQPVDRQEFQR
- a CDS encoding neutral zinc metallopeptidase encodes the protein MRWEGGRESDNVEDQRGDGGGGFGGFGGGFGGQPIMLSGTGLVILIIISLVFGLNPLELLQDAQQGAPPPPAVHAPHEAGPEEEHLKKFVSVVLAETEDVWTELFRQQGLQYRKPHLVLFNGRVASACGLSSAATGPFYCPGDERVYLDLSFYRELRQRFQAQGEFAQAYVIAHEVGHHVQKQLGINEQVQEMQRRSDRVRANHLSVCLELQADFFAGVWARHADEMQHILDPGDIESALRCAAAIGDDRLQKQAQGYVVPDSFTHGTSAQRARWFRLGYETGDMTKGDTFNAKEL
- a CDS encoding ThuA domain-containing protein, with protein sequence MLRIVFSTFAIVTAGLVNVAQAGEPARLPPGVVVEETCPDAKLTKIVFVAGSSFYKPGEHEYLGGAAVLMRLARQTPGVFPVLAVDWPRRAETFAGAKAIVFYLDCGDKHPLRDEAKLAEVQRLADAGVGLVGCHQFVDIPKELNPAMQRLVGAAWEKGASQRGHWVSDFKTFPQHPTTRGVTPFTIDDGWLFKLRFIDGMTGITPLVRTVSPKVKAPEYDDNAIVGWACNRECATKQGMARSFVFTGCHLHKSLAEPGYRRFLTNGILWAAGAEIPSNGAPVELDAATLGSYLPPPPAGETK